From Paenibacillus sp. PvR098:
CGCGGGGAGACGCCGGTCACCTTTTTGAAAATACGGCTGAAATAAAATTCGTCCGTATAGCCGACGCTGCCCGCGATCGATTTCAGACGATAGTCGGACAGCACGAGCAGCTCCTTGGCCCGGTCGACGCGCAAGTGCGTCAAGTAATCGATGGGGCTGTAGCCGATCGTTTTTTTGAACAGCCGGGAGTAGTGGCTGACGCTCAGCCCCGCCATTTGTGCGAGACCTTCCAATGTAAGCGGTTCCTGATAATGACCTATCATATAATCTTGGGTCAACTCAATGGCTGCTGTCGTGTCACCGGCAATTTTTTGGGCGCGGAAATCGGTGACGAGCGTCAGTAACAGCTCCTGCAGCAAAATTTTGCGGCGCATCGCCGTCATGTGCCCCCGTCGCTTCCACAGCACATCCATCTGCTCAAACAGGTAGATCAGCTGGGGGGTGTTGGTCACCGTATACATGCCCTCCAAGGGAAAACGCGTTTCCAAGGCGCTGCAGTAAACCCACTGTTCCTTATCCTCGTAACATTCCGTATAATGAAAACGTAGGAAGTAATATTCCAAAGGATGCTCCGGGTCGGTGGTGCGCTCGACGTTCATGCCAGGGGCGAACCAAAAGAGCTTGCCGGGCTCCGCCGGATAATGGGTTCCGTTAATGGTGAACGTACCCTTCCCCTTAATGATGAGCCAGACGGAATGATGTTTGATGAGCTGCGTTTTTTGATACCAGTCAGGTTCGCATTTTCTATGGCCGACAATGAGGATGGAAATGACCAACTTATTCAAGCGGGAGGCCAACTCTCCGGGGGTGAGCATCGGCACCGGTCCTTTCATTTTTAAACCTATTATATCTCGACAACGTGTGCAAAGAGAAGAAGGAGACATCATGTACAGTTCCGAACAAAAACAATATTTCAGCACAGAGCTGATGTCTTGGTATACATGCCATAAACGTGATCTTCCATGGCGGCGCAGCCGCAATCCGTATCATATCTGGGTGTCGGAAATTATGCTGCAGCAGACGCGCGTCGACACCGTCATTCCTTATTTTCATCGCTTTATGGACAAGTTCCCAACGGTGGAAGCATTAGCCGAAGCTC
This genomic window contains:
- a CDS encoding AraC family transcriptional regulator, which translates into the protein MLTPGELASRLNKLVISILIVGHRKCEPDWYQKTQLIKHHSVWLIIKGKGTFTINGTHYPAEPGKLFWFAPGMNVERTTDPEHPLEYYFLRFHYTECYEDKEQWVYCSALETRFPLEGMYTVTNTPQLIYLFEQMDVLWKRRGHMTAMRRKILLQELLLTLVTDFRAQKIAGDTTAAIELTQDYMIGHYQEPLTLEGLAQMAGLSVSHYSRLFKKTIGYSPIDYLTHLRVDRAKELLVLSDYRLKSIAGSVGYTDEFYFSRIFKKVTGVSPREYAKKHRITNGN